From Camelus ferus isolate YT-003-E chromosome 15, BCGSAC_Cfer_1.0, whole genome shotgun sequence, the proteins below share one genomic window:
- the EPCAM gene encoding epithelial cell adhesion molecule: MAPPQVLAFGLLLAAATAAVAAAEEECVCENYKLTTNCSLNAYGQCQCTSLGTQNSVICSKLATKCLVMKAEMTGSKDGRREKPEGAIQNNDGLYNPDCDEKGLFKAKQCNGTSTCWCVNTAGVRRTDKDSEISCSERVRTYWIIIELKHKAREKPYDVQSLQTALKEVITSRYQLDPKYITNILYENDVITIDLVQNSSQKTQNDVDIADVAYYFEKDVKDESLFYSKRMDLKVNGELLDLDPGRTSIYYVDEKPPEFSMQGLQAGIIAVIVVVAIAIIAGIVVLVISRKKRMAKYEKAEIKEMGEMHRELNA; encoded by the exons ATGGCGCCCCCCCAGGTCCTCGCGTTCGGGCTCCTGCTCGCGGCAGCGACGGCAGCGGTGGCCGCGGCCGAAGAAG aatgtGTATGTGAAAACTACAAACTGACCACAAACTGCTCTTTGAACGCGTATGGTCAGTGCCAGTGTACTTCACTTGGTACACAAAATTCCGTCATTTGCTCAAAAT tggctacCAAATGTCTGGTGATGAAGGCAGAAATGACTGGCTCAAaggatgggagaagagagaaaccagaggGTGCTATCCAGAATAATGACGGTCTCTACAATCCCGACTGTGATGAGAAGGGGCTCTTTAAAGCCAAGCAGTGCAATGGCACCTCCACGTGCTGGTGTGTGAACACTGCCGGGGTCAGAAGAACCGATAAGGACAGTGAAATATCCTGCTCCGAGCGAGTGAGGACCTA CTGGATCATCATTGAACTAAAAcacaaagcaagagaaaaacctTATGATGTTCAAAGTTTGCAAAC tgCACTCAAAGAGGTAATCACAAGTCGTTATCAGCTGGATCcaaaatatatcacaaatattctg TATGAGAATGATGTTATCACTATTGATCTAGTACAGAATTCTTCTCAGAAAACTCAGAATGATGTAGACATAGCTGATGTGGCTTACTATTTTGAAAAAGAT GTTAAAGATGAATCCTTGTTTTATTCCAAAAGGATGGACCTGAAAGTAAATGGGGAACTACTGGATCTGGATCCTGGTCGAACTTCAATTTACTATGTTGATGAAAAACCACCTGAATTTTCAATGCAGGGTCTACAAGCTGGTATTATTGCTGTCATTGTGGTTGTGGCAATAGCAATTATTGCCGGAATTGTGGTGCTG gttatttccagaaagaaaagaatggcaAAGTATGAGAAAGCTGAG aTAAAGGAGATGGGTGAGATGCACAGGGAACTCAATGCATAA